A window of Littorina saxatilis isolate snail1 linkage group LG7, US_GU_Lsax_2.0, whole genome shotgun sequence contains these coding sequences:
- the LOC138970661 gene encoding transcription intermediary factor 1-beta-like isoform X2, protein MAAAAPPSEEECPVCHDDFTDPKILPCTHLVCRKCVLSWLHKGGNQAGCPLCRASILPQGSSGQDVAALVDDLPTDIITKAAVESRRVLNEKHVCVCDSTTKATSFCMQCSIKFCPACVKIHNVIPTTKEHKIEQISALTVDKLAASYQSSCAVHPGRPVEQFCSSHQELICINCSTSTHRRCLDVEGIAGAAEAKRQKLKEQAKELEGKMDEIQTQILQLDNAAADGLMKFKAMKDNVKTTFDKLRCILNKRCRDATAEIQKKEDEFLKDNKSQKSDLEKTRARSAALCSTVSRIVSASDDPLLAMLVKLKSRLEDAEDLCMQNDAVRRKVGSAEFVDFFFDPQSSASLHDLIAGYGQLRDLKLQEPMLMRAPRWLWWKMRYPI, encoded by the exons ATGGCAGCAGCAGCACCGCCCAGTGAAGAAGAATGCCCTGTGTGCCATGACGACTTCACAGACCCAAAGATCCTCCCTTGCACACATCTCGTCTGTCGCAAGTGTGTGTTGTCATGGCTGCACAAGGGAGGCAACCAGGCCGGATGTCCACTCTGCCGCGCCTCCATTCTCCCGCAAGGGTCAAGTGGTCAAGATGTTGCCGCTCTTGTGGATGATCTCCCCACTGACATCATCACAAAGGCAGCGGTGGAGAGCCGCAGGGTTCTGAATGAAAAACACGTGTGTGTTTGCGACAGCACCACCAAGGCGACTTCTTTCTGTATGCAGTGCAGCATCAAGTTCTGTCCCGCATGTGTCAAG ATTCACAATGTGATTCCCACAACAAAAGAACACAAGATTGAGCAAATTTCCGCACTGACTGTTGACAAGCTGGCTGCGAGCTATCAGTCGTCATGCGCGGTTCACCCCGGACGACCAGTGGAGCAGTTCTGTTCTTCACACCAGGAGCTCATCTGCATCAACTGTTCTACCTCCACCCATCGCAGATGTTTGGACGTGGAGGGGATTGCAGGAGCTGCAGAGGCGAAGCGACAGAAGCTGAAGGAGCAGGCTAAGGAACTTGAGGGCAAGATGGATGAAATACAGACGCAG ATTCTCCAGTTGGACAATGCAGCTGCTGACGGTCTTATGAAGTTCAAGGCCATGAAAGACAATGTTAAAACAACTTTTGACAAACTGCGTTGTATTCTAAACAAACGATGTCGTGATGCAACCGCCGAAATCCAAAAGAAGGAAGACgagttcctgaaagacaacaaaTCCCAGAAGAGCGACTTGGAGAAAACTCGAGCGCGCTCTGCAGCTTTGTGCAGCACGGTCAGTCGTATTGTATCGGCCTCTGATGACCCGCTGCTCGCCATGCTGGTCAAACTCAAGTCTCGCTTGGAGGACGCAGAAGATCTGTGCATGCAAAACGATGCTGTTCGACGAAAAGTTGGTTCTGCTGAATTTGTAGATTTCTTCTTCGACCCGCAGTCGTCGGCCTCCTTACATGATCTGATTGCTGGATATGGCCAGTTGAGGGATCTTAAACTGCAAGAGCCAATGTTAATGAGAGCACCACGCTGGCTATGGTGGAAGATGAGATACCCAATCTGA
- the LOC138970657 gene encoding myosin-G heavy chain-like isoform X4 produces MTSTMVGAADAHWHRYTRQDSTSSHSSSSGRQDGSDSHSHSSVNGDVHRRGSHSSQSTQSDVLPFTPLPRSIARRDSFEMPQRTIIDSPRPMRSRSLHKKTSDSSMTRSHNAGIPPPPPPGGMAGDPYAFQRQGSFDSRQRQTGMSESHSRQSSVSNSPSRQLPYGDTPSPRKTSLQEMGTQASPLPAEGFPSSLVYVRPDNYHQEVPGSVVPRVYSPDLRSGREEYLAFSQDIAGQQGSASPLPGLHKSKPRAFPRTNPTCIRREGQQTGFKRDGSNTGYDVPYPQQDASLFTSTTGIQSSQSYSSDTGESYGGSSGVGVGGVLYRHERSDSDTSHSSSRVMGYHAPERTPSDSHVMYSRMRELSDSQSSQGSLRNMSDGHSSHSSLRNLQDSTVSVHDSTTSSSSKSGGSGGGGLSGGGGNMGVVRANVLGLGLDSEHRHERSDSQLSQPPFNVSVTSPVELTEEPDYANVPPPSAVFVGLHSNGYQGGNSQDSNNSAVSVKEDLQTSLKYPDYDLVPDQSFDDSDTSSMLSTNSPRGTLQSSPPIPIPIHLPPEGQAHHASLRRRKGEKGEASPAVERSQSLQADMTHRPLSMVVPSPSDANMSLSPSSSSLNRQKLPSESDIESYSQLNRHKKGIFGKKVSINNMLTWSKDPIQKPMIRTNDKNIKKEACDIFKLIQLYMGDRRGKQAPLSVALEIIGKGWTAANLRDEIFIQLTRQTTENKREESLQRGWELLAMCLNFFPPSNSFHSYLDGYISKNQDHSLDLPNVPVSHFATHCHQRLERIMQTGAKKGVRRPTLDEVEQAMKSIFHPSMFGSMLDDVMLLQKDRYPERQLPWIQTTLSEEVLRMSGTLTEGIFRVPGDIDEVNALKLRCDQWMVPSDCPDPHVPASLLKLWYRELSEPLIPPDLYEECVENHNNPSVAISIVHRLPDINRLVLCYLIRFLQVFAAPENAVVTKMDVNNLAMVMAPNCLRCESQDPRIIFENTRKEMGFLRTLIQSLDTSFMEGIV; encoded by the exons CACCGCTACACTCGCCAGGACTCTACCTCCTCCCACAGCAGCAGCTCCGGTCGGCAGGATGGCTCCGACTCCCACTCCCACTCCTCCGTCAACGGAGACGTCCACCGCCGCGGGAGTCACTCCTCCCAGTCCACCCAGAGCGACGTACTCCCCTTCACTCCCCTCCCGCGCAGCATCGCTCGCAGAGACTCCTTCGAGATGCCTCAGCGCACCATCATCGACTCCCCGCGGCCCATGAGGTCAAGGTCGCTGCACAAGAAGACCTCCGATTCCAGCATGACGCGCAGCCACAACGCTGGAATCCCGCCGCCACCGCCCCCAGGTGGTATGGCTGGAGATCCATACGCGTTTCAGCGCCAGGGAAGCTTCGACAGTCGGCAACGTCAGACGGGAATGTCGGAGTCGCACTCTCGTCAGAGCAGTGTCAGCAACAGCCCGTCGCGCCAACTCCCGTACGGGGACACACCATCGCCCAGGAAGACTTCCCTGCAGGAGATGGGGACTCAGGCGTCTCCGCTGCCAGCCGAGGGATTCCCATCGTCTTTGGTCTACGTGCGGCCGGATAATTACCACCAGGAGGTGCCCGGGTCGGTCGTACCGCGCGTCTACAGCCCTGATCTTCGCTCCGGCCGGGAAGAGTACCTGGCCTTCTCGCAGGACATCGCCGGGCAACAGGGGAGTGCCTCGCCGCTGCCGGGCCTTCACAAGTCCAAGCCCCGGGCGTTCCCTCGCACCAACCCCACCTGTATCCGTCGTGAGGGTCAACAAACGGGGTTCAAACGCGACGGGAGCAACACCGGTTACGACGTCCCGTACCCCCAGCAAGACGCCTCTCTCTTCACCAGCACCACCGGCATTCAGTCGTCACAGTCATACTCCTCGGACACTGGAGAAAGCTACGGTGGTAGCTCAGGGGTAGGGGTGGGAGGGGTGTTGTACCGCCACGAACGCTCAGACAGCGACACCTCCCACTCTTCAAGCAGAGTGATGGGGTACCATGCCCCGGAGCGCACCCCCTCCGACAGCCACGTCATGTACTCGCGCATGCGGGAACTGTCGGACAGCCAGTCGTCGCAAGGCTCGCTGCGAAACATGTCCGACGGCCATTCCTCCCACAGTTCCCTACGCAACCTCCAAGACAGCACCGTGTCCGTTCACGACAGCACCACCTCCTCTTCTTCGAAaagtggtggtagtggtggtgggggtctcagtgggggtgggggtaacaTGGGTGTGGTCCGTGCTAATGTCTTAGGCCTAGGCTTGGATTCTGAACACAGACATGAACGCTCGGACAGTCAGCTGTCTCAGCCGCCGTTCAATGTGAGTGTCACCAGCCCGGTGGAATTGACGGAGGAACCGGATTACGCCAATGTCCCTCCGCCCAGCGCTGTGTTTGTGGGATTACACTCTAACGGATACCAGGGGGGAAATTCTCAGGATTCGAACAACTCGGCCGTCTCGGTGAAGGAGGATTTACAAACCAGTTTGAAATATCCAGACTATGACC TGGTTCCAGACCAGAGTTTCGACGACTCTGACACCAGTAGCATGCTGTCGACCAACTCTCCGCGAGGGACGCTTCAGTCCTCCCCTCCCATCCCCATCCCCATCCACTTGCCGCCCGAGGGCCAAGCTCACCACGCCTCGCTGCGTCGCAGGAAGGGGGAGAAGGGCGAGGCAAGCCCAGCGGTAGAGCGAAGCCAATCGCTGCAGGCGGACATGACCCATCGACCTCTGTCCATGGTGGTGCCGTCGCCGTCTGACGCTAACATGTCACTCAGTCCCAGCAGCAGTTCTCTCAACCGACAG AAGCTGCCCTCGGAGAGCGACATCGAGAGCTACTCCCAGCTCAACCGCCACAAGAAGGGAATCTTCGGCAAGAAAGTCTCCATCAACAACATGCTCACCTGGTCCAAG GACCCTATACAGAAACCCATGATCAGAACCAACGACAAAAACATCAAGAAAGAAGCCTGTGATATATTTAAGT TAATCCAGCTGTACATGGGAGACCGGCGGGGGAAGCAGGCGCCCCTCAGTGTTGCCCTGGAGATCATCGGCAAGGGATGGACCGCCGCCAACCTCAGGGACGAGATCTTCATCCAGCTCACGCGCCAGACCACCGAAAACAAGCGAGA GGAGAGTTTGCAGCGTGGCTGGGAGCTGCTGGCCATGTGTCTCAATTTCTTTCCTCCCTCCAACAGCTTCCATTCCTACCTAGACGGCTACATCTCTAAAAACCAAGACCACAGTCTCGACCTGCCCAAT GTACCGGTGAGTCACTTTGCCACCCACTGCCACCAGCGCTTGGAGCGCATCATGCAGACGGGGGCCAAGAAAGGCGTGCGGCGACCAACGTTGGACGAGGTGGAGCAAGCCATG AAATCCATATTCCACCCATCCATGTTCGGCAGCATGCTGGATGACGTCATGTTGCTGCAGAAGGATCGTTACCCTGAGCGACAGTTGCCATGGATACAGACCACGCTGTCAGAGGAGGTCCTCAGGATGAGTGGAACTCTCACAGAAGGCATCTTTAG AGTGCCAGGCGACATTGACGAGGTGAACGCCCTGAAGCTTCGCTGCGACCAGTGGATGGTCCCCTCGGACTGCCCTGACCCCCACGTCCCCGCCTCCCTGCTCAAGCTGTGGTACCGCGAGCTGTCGGAGCCGCTCATCCCACCGGACCTGTACGAGGAATGCGTAGAGAATCACAACAACCCCAGCGTGGCCATCAGCATTGTGCATCGTCTGCCTGACATCAATCGCCTCGTGCTCTGCTACCTCATCCGATTCCTTCAG GTGTTTGCGGCACCAGAGAACGCGGTGGTGACCAAGATGGACGTGAACAACCTGGCCATGGTGATGGCGCCCAACTGTCTGCGCTGCGAAAGTCAGGACCCACGCATCATCTTCGAGAACACACGCAAAGAGATGGGCTTTCTGCGGACACTCATCCAGTCTCTCGACACCTCCTTCATGGAGGGCATCGTATGA
- the LOC138970657 gene encoding uncharacterized protein isoform X3, translated as MYITFKIAGDVFWCAVLFFTCGLSKMYLFRLLLLDCVRWKPAATMRREHSGGGGGGSGGGGGRAASLRSSSSGQSQTSPRAARKHRYTRQDSTSSHSSSSGRQDGSDSHSHSSVNGDVHRRGSHSSQSTQSDVLPFTPLPRSIARRDSFEMPQRTIIDSPRPMRSRSLHKKTSDSSMTRSHNAGIPPPPPPGGMAGDPYAFQRQGSFDSRQRQTGMSESHSRQSSVSNSPSRQLPYGDTPSPRKTSLQEMGTQASPLPAEGFPSSLVYVRPDNYHQEVPGSVVPRVYSPDLRSGREEYLAFSQDIAGQQGSASPLPGLHKSKPRAFPRTNPTCIRREGQQTGFKRDGSNTGYDVPYPQQDASLFTSTTGIQSSQSYSSDTGESYGGSSGVGVGGVLYRHERSDSDTSHSSSRVMGYHAPERTPSDSHVMYSRMRELSDSQSSQGSLRNMSDGHSSHSSLRNLQDSTVSVHDSTTSSSSKSGGSGGGGLSGGGGNMGVVRANVLGLGLDSEHRHERSDSQLSQPPFNVSVTSPVELTEEPDYANVPPPSAVFVGLHSNGYQGGNSQDSNNSAVSVKEDLQTSLKYPDYDLVPDQSFDDSDTSSMLSTNSPRGTLQSSPPIPIPIHLPPEGQAHHASLRRRKGEKGEASPAVERSQSLQADMTHRPLSMVVPSPSDANMSLSPSSSSLNRQKLPSESDIESYSQLNRHKKGIFGKKVSINNMLTWSKDPIQKPMIRTNDKNIKKEACDIFKLIQLYMGDRRGKQAPLSVALEIIGKGWTAANLRDEIFIQLTRQTTENKREESLQRGWELLAMCLNFFPPSNSFHSYLDGYISKNQDHSLDLPNVPVSHFATHCHQRLERIMQTGAKKGVRRPTLDEVEQAMKSIFHPSMFGSMLDDVMLLQKDRYPERQLPWIQTTLSEEVLRMSGTLTEGIFRVPGDIDEVNALKLRCDQWMVPSDCPDPHVPASLLKLWYRELSEPLIPPDLYEECVENHNNPSVAISIVHRLPDINRLVLCYLIRFLQVFAAPENAVVTKMDVNNLAMVMAPNCLRCESQDPRIIFENTRKEMGFLRTLIQSLDTSFMEGIV; from the exons CACCGCTACACTCGCCAGGACTCTACCTCCTCCCACAGCAGCAGCTCCGGTCGGCAGGATGGCTCCGACTCCCACTCCCACTCCTCCGTCAACGGAGACGTCCACCGCCGCGGGAGTCACTCCTCCCAGTCCACCCAGAGCGACGTACTCCCCTTCACTCCCCTCCCGCGCAGCATCGCTCGCAGAGACTCCTTCGAGATGCCTCAGCGCACCATCATCGACTCCCCGCGGCCCATGAGGTCAAGGTCGCTGCACAAGAAGACCTCCGATTCCAGCATGACGCGCAGCCACAACGCTGGAATCCCGCCGCCACCGCCCCCAGGTGGTATGGCTGGAGATCCATACGCGTTTCAGCGCCAGGGAAGCTTCGACAGTCGGCAACGTCAGACGGGAATGTCGGAGTCGCACTCTCGTCAGAGCAGTGTCAGCAACAGCCCGTCGCGCCAACTCCCGTACGGGGACACACCATCGCCCAGGAAGACTTCCCTGCAGGAGATGGGGACTCAGGCGTCTCCGCTGCCAGCCGAGGGATTCCCATCGTCTTTGGTCTACGTGCGGCCGGATAATTACCACCAGGAGGTGCCCGGGTCGGTCGTACCGCGCGTCTACAGCCCTGATCTTCGCTCCGGCCGGGAAGAGTACCTGGCCTTCTCGCAGGACATCGCCGGGCAACAGGGGAGTGCCTCGCCGCTGCCGGGCCTTCACAAGTCCAAGCCCCGGGCGTTCCCTCGCACCAACCCCACCTGTATCCGTCGTGAGGGTCAACAAACGGGGTTCAAACGCGACGGGAGCAACACCGGTTACGACGTCCCGTACCCCCAGCAAGACGCCTCTCTCTTCACCAGCACCACCGGCATTCAGTCGTCACAGTCATACTCCTCGGACACTGGAGAAAGCTACGGTGGTAGCTCAGGGGTAGGGGTGGGAGGGGTGTTGTACCGCCACGAACGCTCAGACAGCGACACCTCCCACTCTTCAAGCAGAGTGATGGGGTACCATGCCCCGGAGCGCACCCCCTCCGACAGCCACGTCATGTACTCGCGCATGCGGGAACTGTCGGACAGCCAGTCGTCGCAAGGCTCGCTGCGAAACATGTCCGACGGCCATTCCTCCCACAGTTCCCTACGCAACCTCCAAGACAGCACCGTGTCCGTTCACGACAGCACCACCTCCTCTTCTTCGAAaagtggtggtagtggtggtgggggtctcagtgggggtgggggtaacaTGGGTGTGGTCCGTGCTAATGTCTTAGGCCTAGGCTTGGATTCTGAACACAGACATGAACGCTCGGACAGTCAGCTGTCTCAGCCGCCGTTCAATGTGAGTGTCACCAGCCCGGTGGAATTGACGGAGGAACCGGATTACGCCAATGTCCCTCCGCCCAGCGCTGTGTTTGTGGGATTACACTCTAACGGATACCAGGGGGGAAATTCTCAGGATTCGAACAACTCGGCCGTCTCGGTGAAGGAGGATTTACAAACCAGTTTGAAATATCCAGACTATGACC TGGTTCCAGACCAGAGTTTCGACGACTCTGACACCAGTAGCATGCTGTCGACCAACTCTCCGCGAGGGACGCTTCAGTCCTCCCCTCCCATCCCCATCCCCATCCACTTGCCGCCCGAGGGCCAAGCTCACCACGCCTCGCTGCGTCGCAGGAAGGGGGAGAAGGGCGAGGCAAGCCCAGCGGTAGAGCGAAGCCAATCGCTGCAGGCGGACATGACCCATCGACCTCTGTCCATGGTGGTGCCGTCGCCGTCTGACGCTAACATGTCACTCAGTCCCAGCAGCAGTTCTCTCAACCGACAG AAGCTGCCCTCGGAGAGCGACATCGAGAGCTACTCCCAGCTCAACCGCCACAAGAAGGGAATCTTCGGCAAGAAAGTCTCCATCAACAACATGCTCACCTGGTCCAAG GACCCTATACAGAAACCCATGATCAGAACCAACGACAAAAACATCAAGAAAGAAGCCTGTGATATATTTAAGT TAATCCAGCTGTACATGGGAGACCGGCGGGGGAAGCAGGCGCCCCTCAGTGTTGCCCTGGAGATCATCGGCAAGGGATGGACCGCCGCCAACCTCAGGGACGAGATCTTCATCCAGCTCACGCGCCAGACCACCGAAAACAAGCGAGA GGAGAGTTTGCAGCGTGGCTGGGAGCTGCTGGCCATGTGTCTCAATTTCTTTCCTCCCTCCAACAGCTTCCATTCCTACCTAGACGGCTACATCTCTAAAAACCAAGACCACAGTCTCGACCTGCCCAAT GTACCGGTGAGTCACTTTGCCACCCACTGCCACCAGCGCTTGGAGCGCATCATGCAGACGGGGGCCAAGAAAGGCGTGCGGCGACCAACGTTGGACGAGGTGGAGCAAGCCATG AAATCCATATTCCACCCATCCATGTTCGGCAGCATGCTGGATGACGTCATGTTGCTGCAGAAGGATCGTTACCCTGAGCGACAGTTGCCATGGATACAGACCACGCTGTCAGAGGAGGTCCTCAGGATGAGTGGAACTCTCACAGAAGGCATCTTTAG AGTGCCAGGCGACATTGACGAGGTGAACGCCCTGAAGCTTCGCTGCGACCAGTGGATGGTCCCCTCGGACTGCCCTGACCCCCACGTCCCCGCCTCCCTGCTCAAGCTGTGGTACCGCGAGCTGTCGGAGCCGCTCATCCCACCGGACCTGTACGAGGAATGCGTAGAGAATCACAACAACCCCAGCGTGGCCATCAGCATTGTGCATCGTCTGCCTGACATCAATCGCCTCGTGCTCTGCTACCTCATCCGATTCCTTCAG GTGTTTGCGGCACCAGAGAACGCGGTGGTGACCAAGATGGACGTGAACAACCTGGCCATGGTGATGGCGCCCAACTGTCTGCGCTGCGAAAGTCAGGACCCACGCATCATCTTCGAGAACACACGCAAAGAGATGGGCTTTCTGCGGACACTCATCCAGTCTCTCGACACCTCCTTCATGGAGGGCATCGTATGA
- the LOC138970661 gene encoding transcription intermediary factor 1-beta-like isoform X1 → MHFNFVMTWCTYQCNFMFDSQDSMAAAAPPSEEECPVCHDDFTDPKILPCTHLVCRKCVLSWLHKGGNQAGCPLCRASILPQGSSGQDVAALVDDLPTDIITKAAVESRRVLNEKHVCVCDSTTKATSFCMQCSIKFCPACVKIHNVIPTTKEHKIEQISALTVDKLAASYQSSCAVHPGRPVEQFCSSHQELICINCSTSTHRRCLDVEGIAGAAEAKRQKLKEQAKELEGKMDEIQTQILQLDNAAADGLMKFKAMKDNVKTTFDKLRCILNKRCRDATAEIQKKEDEFLKDNKSQKSDLEKTRARSAALCSTVSRIVSASDDPLLAMLVKLKSRLEDAEDLCMQNDAVRRKVGSAEFVDFFFDPQSSASLHDLIAGYGQLRDLKLQEPMLMRAPRWLWWKMRYPI, encoded by the exons ATGCATTTCAACTTCGTGATGACTTGGTGCACATATCAGTGTAACTTTATGTTTGATTCGCAGGATAGTATGGCAGCAGCAGCACCGCCCAGTGAAGAAGAATGCCCTGTGTGCCATGACGACTTCACAGACCCAAAGATCCTCCCTTGCACACATCTCGTCTGTCGCAAGTGTGTGTTGTCATGGCTGCACAAGGGAGGCAACCAGGCCGGATGTCCACTCTGCCGCGCCTCCATTCTCCCGCAAGGGTCAAGTGGTCAAGATGTTGCCGCTCTTGTGGATGATCTCCCCACTGACATCATCACAAAGGCAGCGGTGGAGAGCCGCAGGGTTCTGAATGAAAAACACGTGTGTGTTTGCGACAGCACCACCAAGGCGACTTCTTTCTGTATGCAGTGCAGCATCAAGTTCTGTCCCGCATGTGTCAAG ATTCACAATGTGATTCCCACAACAAAAGAACACAAGATTGAGCAAATTTCCGCACTGACTGTTGACAAGCTGGCTGCGAGCTATCAGTCGTCATGCGCGGTTCACCCCGGACGACCAGTGGAGCAGTTCTGTTCTTCACACCAGGAGCTCATCTGCATCAACTGTTCTACCTCCACCCATCGCAGATGTTTGGACGTGGAGGGGATTGCAGGAGCTGCAGAGGCGAAGCGACAGAAGCTGAAGGAGCAGGCTAAGGAACTTGAGGGCAAGATGGATGAAATACAGACGCAG ATTCTCCAGTTGGACAATGCAGCTGCTGACGGTCTTATGAAGTTCAAGGCCATGAAAGACAATGTTAAAACAACTTTTGACAAACTGCGTTGTATTCTAAACAAACGATGTCGTGATGCAACCGCCGAAATCCAAAAGAAGGAAGACgagttcctgaaagacaacaaaTCCCAGAAGAGCGACTTGGAGAAAACTCGAGCGCGCTCTGCAGCTTTGTGCAGCACGGTCAGTCGTATTGTATCGGCCTCTGATGACCCGCTGCTCGCCATGCTGGTCAAACTCAAGTCTCGCTTGGAGGACGCAGAAGATCTGTGCATGCAAAACGATGCTGTTCGACGAAAAGTTGGTTCTGCTGAATTTGTAGATTTCTTCTTCGACCCGCAGTCGTCGGCCTCCTTACATGATCTGATTGCTGGATATGGCCAGTTGAGGGATCTTAAACTGCAAGAGCCAATGTTAATGAGAGCACCACGCTGGCTATGGTGGAAGATGAGATACCCAATCTGA